A section of the Epinephelus moara isolate mb chromosome 3, YSFRI_EMoa_1.0, whole genome shotgun sequence genome encodes:
- the si:ch211-266i6.3 gene encoding cytoskeleton-associated protein 2, giving the protein MENVAVSRRNHTYKKGNKENAQPVHGSKSLIRRDKPSVTPFQLTNKKEEILAVNGPLKAKADTKSASVEVLKKTVQKDGKGATAAANVKQQQTHSRAFLTEQAVRHKKIVAEAPKPPAPVPSSKSALGMYKGKIVQSKIGSIWKSASTTALADPKPAAAKTERPRVGNATKRRSKSVADLPRHVAQKPVPTRSKSVSDRSAQVSKPTVTSRPPARFYSARPPARTVPATLASTSSRNAKVDPTKRSGTQDSKPKTTATEKVNKPVSSASSQYRYTVETAEERRAKLAEWMASKGKTFKRPAMTTEPAKTKASAKPEADLKPQPCVEPQPPTQRNPEPEPRLEAHMPDSVTVYCAELPTCSQTPGIMNTTLDLLENSDADPLVEPQDSVDDIVVNLCDALEAMATPSRCDDELSQATDVCSDVEMEDNKPKDECEEEELKKEVPEDVSEQPKVEQVKDEEEESVDNVETDDDDDEEVESDDDEGVMKTTPQMENASVIKYSVKTTPYLQSVKKTIEDEVSTSTSRKKSNIKDLKFLTPVRRSSRIHRKSSRLPAMLVDHDPCVSSLAELVKLDDDANAYIYRKNEALLEDLPDQPSQ; this is encoded by the exons ATGGAAAACGTCGCCGTTTCAAGACGAAACCACACCTATAAGAAA GGAAACAAGGAAAAtgctcagcctgttcatggaaGCAAGTCTTTAATCAGAAGAGACAAACCGTCTGTTACTCCCTTCCAACTGACAAACAAGAAAGAGGAAATCTTGGCAGTAAACGGCCCCCTTAAAGCCAAGGCAGACACAAAGTCAGCGTCTGTTGAGGTTCTGAAAAAGACTGTGCAGAAAGATGGAAAGggagccactgctgctgctaatgtcaaacaacaacaaacacacagccgAGCCTTCCTCACCGAACAGGCTGTGAGGCACAAAAAAATAGTTGCTGAAGCTCCAAAGCCCCCAGCCCCTGTGCCATCATCAAAATCAGCTCTCGGCATGTACAAAGGCAAGATTGTCCAGTCAAAAATTGGGTCAATTTGGAAGTCAGCTAGCACCACTGCCTTGGCAGATCCCAAGCCTGCAGCAGCTAAAACAGAGCGCCCAAGGGTTGGAAATGCAACCAAACGCAGGTCCAAATCTGTCGCTGACCTTCCCAGGCATGTCGCACAAAAACCTGTGCCGACAAGGTCCAAGTCAGTGTCGGATAGATCTGCGCAGGTGTCCAAGCCTACTGTCACCAGCCGCCCTCCTGCTAGGTTCTACTCTGCTCGCCCTCCTGCCAGAACCGTCCCAGCAACACTAGCCAGTACCAGCTCCAGAAACGCTAAAGTGGATCCCACCAAGAGAAGTGGGACTCAAGACTCAAAGCCAAAGACTACTGCGACAGAAAAGGTCAACAAACCTGTCTCAAGTGCCAGCAGTCAGTACAGATATACAGTGGAGACTGCAGAGGAAAGAAG AGCGAAACTGGCCGAGTGGATGGCCTCCAAGGGCAAAACTTTCAAGAGACCAGCCATGACAACAGAACCCGCTAAAACCAAAGCCTCTGCAAAACCTGAAGCTGATCTCAAACCACAGCCTTGTGTTGAGCCGCAGCCGCCTACACAGCGCAACCCTGAACCTGAACCCAGACTGGAAGCACACATGCCAGACTCTGTCACCGTTTACTGTGCAGAGTTACCAACATGCAGCCAAACTCCAGGGATCATGAACACCACTCTGGACCTGCTGGAAAACTCTGATGCAGATCCGCTTGTTGAGCCACAGGACAGTGTGGATGAT ATCGTCGTGAACCTGTGTGATGCTTTAGAGGCCATGGCAACACCCTCTAGATGTGATGATG AACTTTCCCAGGCGACAGATGTGTGCAGTGATGTTGAAATGGAGGACAACAAACCGAAGGATGAATGTGAAGAAGAGGAGCTGAAGAAGGAAGTGCCTGAGGATGTTAGCGAGCAGCCAAAGGTTGAGCAAGTGaaggatgaagaagaagaaagtgttGACAATGTGGagacagatgatgatgatgatgaggaggtggaaagtgatgatgatgagggtgTAATGAAGACCACGCCACAGATGGAGAATGCTTCAGTAATAAAGTACAGTGTGAAGACTACTCCATACCTGCAGAG TGTGAAGAAGACGATCGAAGATGAGGTCAGCACAAGCACATCCCGGAAAAAGAGCAACATCAAAGACCTGAAGTTTCTGACCCCGGTGCGCCGCTCCAGCCGCATCCATCGCAAATCCTCCCGCCTGCCCGCGATGCTGGTCGATCATGATCCCTGTGTGTCGTCACTGGCCGAGCTGGTGAAGCTGGACGACGACGCGAACGCCTACATCTACAGGAAAAATGAGGCACTTCTGGAAGATTTGCCAGACCAGCCCAGCCAGTGA
- the thap12a gene encoding THAP domain containing 12a, with amino-acid sequence MQNHCAVPNCASGKSGPQPLFRFPQDPERSKKWVEKCQRPELIDKSPDQLYRYYRVCGKHFETASVDSDAQSTVLKDDAVPTIFDVTGQPQNGQVKRSKETTKEDETSSKGRKKIKKTAKEDVKTLPQEEEDKEYLKSLFEVVVLLGEQNIPLTGPGDNKQDGLVSSNFQSLLEYRMNCGDEALKKRYDVNQVCCSSAQLNQLIEVCERYIRSKVLEEVKQNGCFSLLTDDLVKISGEWYLPVFLRYVDQSNYQRERFVGFLSFEGDRADFAEKMLSEMTEKWGLDMEQCRGQAHSCSGTHFSKMKTFAAKLMERYPMAVLMLRSTHALNLSLANGMALSGVQLVLSTFKKIESFFSQSPLLQLELEHAISIFYADREEKAKELKEICGTSWTRRQDAFEVAVEILEALLLCVDSVHDNEDMRWNDQVTHTALEISKALADFEFVMALVVLKNALTLTQAFGKNLQGTGADAHFAAASSKAVLHSLKEVSDNIDVYHEFWNDEAVNLAAAMEIPVKIPRSFLRKYQSECRAIRPEIHYKDHLSVPVVQHIINEVNELFCEDHLKALRCLSLLPAVIEPHKSTEPEEESIQVFKNDIPNAGTLSAELHCWWVKWSKRGKGESLPSSLHETLQLADVKFFPNMLAVLRRIGILPTLALEDSCDVAYKRFQMYMENTPDKFKSKSLALLNMNADVGYDLDSVVELYMKTYPDREDVS; translated from the exons atgcAGAATCACTGCGCTGTTCCGAACTGTGCGAGTGGCAAATCCGGCCCGCAGCCACTCTTCAGGTTTCCGCAAGATCCAGAAAG GTCCAAGAAGTGGGTTGAAAAATGCCAGAGGCCAGAGCTCATAGACAAATCACCAGACCAGTTGTACAGATACTACCGAGTGTgtggaaaacattttgaaacagcATCGGTTGATAGT GACGCTCAGAGTACAGTACTGAAGGATGATGCAGTGCCAACTATCTTCGATGTAACAGGTCAACCTCAAAACGGGCAAGTGAAGCGCAGCAAAGAGACG ACCAAAGAGGATGAAACGAGCAGTAAGGGGAGAAAAA AAATCAAAAAGACAGCTAAAGAAGATGTCAAGACACTCCcccaggaggaggaagacaaagaGTATCTTAAGTCATTATTTGAAGTTGTTGTACTGCTGGGAGAGCAAAACATTCCTCTGACAGGGCCTGGTGATAATAAACAGGATGGCCTTGTGTCGAGCAACTTTCAGTCTCTGTTAGAATATCGCATGAATTGTGGAGATGAAGCCCTTAAGAAGAGGTACGATGTGAATCAGGTGTGCTGCTCATCAGCTCAGCTGAATCAGTTGATCGAGGTGTGCGAGAGATACATCCGCAGTAAGGTGTTGGAGGAAGTTAAACAAAATGGCTGTTTCTCATTACTTACTGATGATTTGGTGAAGATCTCAGGAGAATGGTACCTCCCCGTGTTTCTCCGTTATGTGGACCAGTCTAACTACCAGCGGGAGAGGTTTGTTGGATTCTTATCCTTTGAAGGAGACAGAGCTGACTTTGCAGAGAAAATGCTGtctgaaatgactgaaaaatgGGGCTTGGATATGGAACAGTGTAGAGGTCAAGCCCACTCCTGCTCTGGGACACATTTtagtaaaatgaaaacatttgctGCCAAACTGATGGAGAGGTACCCGATGGCGGTGCTGATGCTAAGATCTACTCATGCGTTGAACCTCTCACTGGCAAATGGTATGGCGTTGTCAGGGGTTCAGCTTGTTTTGTCTACCTTTAAGAAGATTGAGTCATTCTTCAGTCAGTCCCCTTTGCTGCAGTTGGAGTTGGAGCACGCCATTTCGATTTTCTATGcggacagagaggagaaggcCAAGGAACTGAAGGAGATTTGTGGAACCAGCTGGACCAGACGGCAAGATGCGTTTGAGGTGGCAGTGGAAATCCTAGAGGCGTTGCTGCTCTGTGTGGACAGTGTTCATGACAACGAGGACATGAGGTGGAACGACCAAGTCACACACACTGCCTTAGAGATTTCAAAAGCACTGGCTGATTTTGAGTTTGTCATGGCGCTGGTGGTGCTGAAAAACGCTCTGACACTTACACAAGCATTTGGGAAGAACCTGCAAGGGACGGGAGCAGATGCCCACTTTGCTGCAGCCAGTTCAAAAGCTGTGTTGCACTCTCTGAAGgaggtgtctgacaacattgaTGTGTATCATGAGTTCTGGAATGATGAGGCCGTTAATCTAGCTGCTGCGATGGAGATCCCAGTAAAGATTCCTCGGTCATTCTTGAGAAAGTACCAGTCAGAATGTCGAGCCATTCGGCCAGAAATTCACTACAAGGATCACCTGTCTGTTCCAGTGGTGCAGCACATAATCAATGAAGTGAATGAACTCTTCTGTGAGGACCACCTGAAGGCTCTGAGATGTCTGTCGCTGCTCCCTGCCGTCATAGAGCCGCATAAGTCAACAGAACCTGAGGAAGAGAGCATacaagtgtttaaaaatgacATCCCCAATGCAGGAACCCTCTCCGCTGAGCTGCACTGTTGGTGGGTTAAATGGAGCAAAAGAGGCAAAGGGGAGAGTCTGCCCTCCAGTCTCCACGAAACACTGCAGCTGGCTGACGTGAAGTTCTTCCCAAACATGCTCGCAGTTCTTAGACGGATCGGCATCCTGCCTACCTTGGCTCTGGAAGACAGCTGTGATGTGGCGTACAAGCGCTTCCAGATGTACATGGAGAACACACCTGacaaattcaaatcaaaaaGTCTCGCTCTTTTGAACATGAACGCTGATGTTGGGTATGACCTGGATTCAGTGGTTGAGCTCTACATGAAGACATACCCTGACAGGGAGGATGTGTCTTAA